The nucleotide sequence CTGCAGGTCGATCTGATCCAGGGGCGCCTGGCCGGAAGTCGGCGAGGTGGGGACGTGGGGCGCAATGGACACCAGCTGCTCCTGATCTGTGGGCCGGGCGAGGGGTGAGGGCACAGCACGGGGTGGTGGGCGGAAAGGTCAGCGCAGGGAGCCGGCGGTGAGTTGGTAGCCGGCCTCTTCCACGGCCGCGGCGGCGAGAGCCGCTTGATGTAGTCGTCCTTGTGAGCGCTGTACCCATGCATCCTGCGGTCCTTGTCTGTTCCTGCCCGGACCTGACTATACGATACCCCCCGAGGGTATCACCTGGTCTGCCTGGTCGTTGCTGTCCGGGTTCACCTGCACAGCAACCACACCCAACTGTCGGCCCAACGCAGCCTCGGCCACACTCTTCTCACTCGCCCACTGCAACCCGTCGAGCTCCAGGACCACGGTGCATGAGTTCGAGCCCGCGATGTTCGTCTCCATGTCGACTCCGTTGGAGGCCGGGACCGGTCCGGCGGAGGCGCCTACCGACCGGCCGGTCCCGACCCCGGGTGTCCGGCGTCACACGTCCCGAGGGTATGGCTCGAGTGCCATCGAACGTAGGACCTTTGGTCACCATTTCGGCGCCGTTGGACCATTCGGTCAACCGGCAAAGAAGGGACCTCCTGGTGGATCTCTGCGCGGTGTGAGTCGATCTGATCTCGTCGCGGTCGCGCCCGGACCGGATCACCAGCCCCGTGTCCATCGGTGGTGGAAGACGTCACCGCCCGGGTGAGCGGGAACTTCACTGCCGCGTTCGTGCAGCCGTCACCCGCAGCGCGAGGAGATAGAAGATCACGCCGGCCACCCCGCCGACGATCCACGAGATGTCGACGCCGCCCAGCCCGGCGACGAGCGGCCCGGTGTAGAAGGTCTGCGCGATGAACGGCACCTGCGCGGCGACGGCCAACAGGTAGGCGACCAGACCGGGCCACAGAAATCCGCGGTAGCGGCCGGTGGGGGTGAAGAACGACGGGACGTCGTAGTCGCCGCGCCGGATGAAGAAGTAGTCCGTCAGATTGATTGCGCTCCAAGGGATCAGGACGTAGAGCAGCACACCCAAGAAGTTGGACAGGTTCCCTACGAACGCCCGGTAACCCAGCAACGCACAGACAGTGCCGGCGGCGATGATCACCAGTGACCCGACCACCCGCACCACGACCGAACGCCGCACGGTGCGGAAGCAGCTCAGGATGCCGGCGACGGCCAGCATCCCGGTGTAGGAGTTCACGACGTCCGAGCCGATCAGGCTGACCGCCATCACCGGCAGCACCCACCGGCCGGACACCTCGCCGATCGCGGCGACGGTGGAGGACGCATCCGGCAGCAAACTCGTCAGGTACGCCCCGACGAAGGCACACAGGACCGTCGGCACACCGATGCCCAGCGCCACCGCCGCGAACGTCCTGCGCAGGTCCACCGTCGGCGGAAGATAGCGGGAGTAGTCCGAGACGTACGGCGCCCAACTGAGCACGGTCACCACGAACAGCCCGGTCGCCGCCATGAACGCGGCAAACGACGGTGGCGCTGTCGACGCTGCGGCCCCGGTCGGCGCCCCGTGGCCGATGGCCTGGATCAGCACGACGACGAACGTCGCCGCCAGGATCGGGGTCATGATCTTCTGGAAACGGTGGATCCAGTCGTAGCCGAACACGGTCAGCACCACCACCGGCACCACCAGGATCGCGATCCACGCCGGGATGCTGATGCCGCCGACCAGCAGGTTCATGGCGTCGGCCTGGATGACCAGTTGCGCGGCGAGGAAACCGATGTCCAGCACGATCGACGCGGCGAAGATCAGCACCGCCCCGTAGAACCCGAACTGGCCGCGACTCTGGATCATCTGCGGCACACCGAGCTTCGGTCCCTGGATCGCATGGAATCCGACCAGGGCCAACCCGGCCAGCGTCCCGACGACGATGGCGATGCCCGCCCACAGCAGGTCCAGGCCGAGGAAGACCGTCACGCCGCCGAGCACGACGACGAAGATGTTCGCGTTCAGCCCGAACCACAGGGTGAATTGGTCACGGACCCGCCCGTGCCGCTCGCTCAGGGGGATCTGATCGATCGAGCGGACCTCGATGCGAGCCGACCGCCTGCCCTGCCGCGCCGGTGTTGCCTCAGTCGTCACGTGTTCCTGCCGGATCTGCGTTGCGCCTTTGCGCCGGGCGGCGTCGAAGGAAATGGTGGCTCCACTCAGCCACGACCGTACCGGGCCGTCTGGTCGCCGCGGGCTCATGCCTGCCTGGAGGCCAACGCCGACGGAGCCGCACCGGATCAGTCGACCGACGACCTGGGTCGGCCCACCGCCCTACGACCGCGACGCCGCCGAGCCGATCTACCGGCGACGCGGATCCGAAACCGGGCGACGACGTCACTTTTCGTGACCGTGCTCGCCGCCGTGCGCATTCTACGGGTGCGCACCGCGGTGGGGTGACCGTGATCGATGGGGTGAACCATTCTGGGCTTTGCACAAAGGACCTTCGAGGTCGCGACGCCGGCCGCCGCGGCCGACTGTCGGCCCACCGTGGCCGGTCGGCGTCTGTCCATGCCCCGCCGGCCGGCGAACCCGTCCACGACTGATCGGCACCCACGCCTACGGCGTACCAGGCGACAATGGCTGCTGCAGAGCCGGACGACCGAAGCGCCACCTTCCCGGTTGCTGCAAAGCCTGCCGAGGATAGGTAGAACGCTGACCTCTGGGACGAGCGAGGGTTTCCAGTGGGTGGTCACCCATCGTCCTACCCCGCGCCGGCGGCGCGCCGTTCGGTGCGACCGGCGATCAGACACGTGAACTGACCATGTAGTTCCTCGGCGACCAGGGCCAGGTCGGGGCAGTGCTGGGGGTCGGCGATCATCGTGACGGCCAAGGTTCCGGCGTAGGACAGCGCGGCAAAGGAGACCGTGACGTTCCCGGTGATCGAGGTGACGGGGATGATGTCGGTGACGGTGGCCCCGAGGAACGTCATCGGTGATGGCGGACCATGCAGGTTCGTGACGAACGTGGTGACCAGACGCTGGCGGTCCACGAACCAGCTGAACATGCCGAGCCGGGCCAGCGCTCGGAAAGCCGGCCCCAGCAGGGTTGCCGACGCGGCCTGCCCGTGAGCTTGCCGGCGGGACCGGGTGGTGTGGGCGATGGCGGCCAGGCGCTCGGTCGGGTCGCCGTGGGTTGACGCCTCGACCAGCATTGCTCCGACGTGGTTTCCGAGGGCGGTTGGGGTGTTTTCCCCCCGACCGGACACCGGCACGGACAGGACCAAGGTTTCGGCCGATTCGCCGCGGTGTCTCAGGACGGCGGTCAATGCGCCGGTGACGGCGGTGAGCAGGACATCGTTGACGGTCGCGTCGGCGGCGTGGGCGGTGGAGACCAGCGCCGCGAGGTCGGCGCGGACCACGGCGAGTTGCCGGTGCGATCCGGTGGGTTGGTTGAGGGTGCACCGGGTCGGGTGGCCCACATGACCTCCGCCGAGTTCGGTGACGGCGTCCCGCACCAGTCGGAGGCCGGCGGGCCACCGCCGGAGGGCGCGGAATCGCGAGGCGGTCGCGTCGACGAGCAGGTCCCGGGTCATGGGTGCCGGTGTCGGGAACGCCCACTCGGGGCTGGGCCGGGCGCCGTCGATCAGCAGGGCCAGGGCGGCGAGCCCGCCGATCCCGTCGGCCAGGACGTGGTGGATGACCAGGACCAGTGCGCTGCGACCGGCCCCGAGGCCGTTGACGAGGGTGATCGACCAGAGCGGGCGCTTGCGGGACAGGGGATGCCTGGCTGCCTTTGCAGCGACCTTCAGCAGGGCGATTTCGTCGCCCGGGGCCGGGCACGTCCGATCGATGATGTGGCGGTCGATGGTGAAGTCGGCGTCATCGACCCAGATGGGTCGGCCGCACCCGACGGGCGCGCGTTGCAGCCGCTGGCGTGGCCGGGGAACGGCGGTGATGCGGCCGGCCAGGGCCGACCGTAGGGCAGCGGTGTCGACGGGTCGATCCAGCACCAGGATCGCGGCGACCTGCATGGGCGCCACCGCCGATTCGGTGGCCAGCGCCATCAGGTCGTTGCCGGTGGTGCGCTGGATCGCAGGGCGCCGGTGTTCGGGTGTCATCGCGTCTCGGTGCGGTGACCGATCTTCGGCCGGTCCCGTCGCTCCGGTGTCGACTGTTTCCGGTTGGCGACGTTGTACGCCAGCGAGGTGAGCTCGAATTCGCCGTACGTCCACGTGCCCGAGTCGGGTTGCCAGTTCACCGTGGCCCTGGTCGCGACCCGTGCCGGGCCGACCTGCGCGTAGTCCCGCAACGGCGTCGACCAGCGCAGCGGGGTGACGGTACGGCCGTCGGCCGACATGGCCCCGCGGCCGTCGGCCACGAAGTCCACCAGATCGCCACCGTCGTCGAAG is from Nakamurella sp. PAMC28650 and encodes:
- a CDS encoding cytosine permease, with the translated sequence MTTEATPARQGRRSARIEVRSIDQIPLSERHGRVRDQFTLWFGLNANIFVVVLGGVTVFLGLDLLWAGIAIVVGTLAGLALVGFHAIQGPKLGVPQMIQSRGQFGFYGAVLIFAASIVLDIGFLAAQLVIQADAMNLLVGGISIPAWIAILVVPVVVLTVFGYDWIHRFQKIMTPILAATFVVVLIQAIGHGAPTGAAASTAPPSFAAFMAATGLFVVTVLSWAPYVSDYSRYLPPTVDLRRTFAAVALGIGVPTVLCAFVGAYLTSLLPDASSTVAAIGEVSGRWVLPVMAVSLIGSDVVNSYTGMLAVAGILSCFRTVRRSVVVRVVGSLVIIAAGTVCALLGYRAFVGNLSNFLGVLLYVLIPWSAINLTDYFFIRRGDYDVPSFFTPTGRYRGFLWPGLVAYLLAVAAQVPFIAQTFYTGPLVAGLGGVDISWIVGGVAGVIFYLLALRVTAARTRQ
- a CDS encoding wax ester/triacylglycerol synthase domain-containing protein — protein: MTPEHRRPAIQRTTGNDLMALATESAVAPMQVAAILVLDRPVDTAALRSALAGRITAVPRPRQRLQRAPVGCGRPIWVDDADFTIDRHIIDRTCPAPGDEIALLKVAAKAARHPLSRKRPLWSITLVNGLGAGRSALVLVIHHVLADGIGGLAALALLIDGARPSPEWAFPTPAPMTRDLLVDATASRFRALRRWPAGLRLVRDAVTELGGGHVGHPTRCTLNQPTGSHRQLAVVRADLAALVSTAHAADATVNDVLLTAVTGALTAVLRHRGESAETLVLSVPVSGRGENTPTALGNHVGAMLVEASTHGDPTERLAAIAHTTRSRRQAHGQAASATLLGPAFRALARLGMFSWFVDRQRLVTTFVTNLHGPPSPMTFLGATVTDIIPVTSITGNVTVSFAALSYAGTLAVTMIADPQHCPDLALVAEELHGQFTCLIAGRTERRAAGAG